The Centroberyx gerrardi isolate f3 chromosome 13, fCenGer3.hap1.cur.20231027, whole genome shotgun sequence genome contains the following window.
GATTGGCCATACTTCCCAGGGGCAATGCATTACATTGAATAGTTAAAAATGTAGGCAATGTTAAAGAAATTCTGACAAATGTGTAACACTAACTGAAATTTTACTCTGGAATTGCCAATTCATAGTTAAAGTCAAGATCCAGTAtgaatgtacattttttttgtatagagTGTAAAGTATTAAGAGCCTTGCAAGGTGACTATCACCTCCTGACATCAAATCTTAACATGAACCTGCAGTAGGCATTTGATGAAGACTTCAGTTCTGTTGGTAGTTTCTTTATCTAAAAATGGATTATTATTGCCATACCCCCCTCCCTATTTCCatgggtttatttttttcaatgtttttccTAAGGGGGCCGGGGGGAAAAAAGCTGTGAAATCATTCAACCTACTTTGTAACCAAAGATGCAAAGCTGTGTaaattgattattatttttaaatgcacactcatgtattttttttgttacttcctCCTTCACAACAAAATATTTTGTTGCTGTTCAGCATGTTCTGCATGATCTGTAATCTTCAAACCACTTTCTTACCTCATTTTTATTCAGCACTCTTATTGTAAGGTAGTAGTCTGTGAACAATGTAAATGGGGAAAAACGACATGGAGCAAAGAGTTGGAGTTGGCGGAGAGAAAAATAACCTAGTGTTACAGACACTAGTCACAGAAAATGAAGTGAGCCatgttttgttcatttaaatGGTGTTTGAATTTCATATGCCAATAGTTTTGTTACATTGCaaattttaatgtatttaaataAAAGCAATATTCAGATTCCAAAGTTTGTGAATCTTTCTTTTGTGACAAATTTCCAGAAAGCAGTGCATTAATATAAAACCATGTGAGATATTCTGGACTGTCATGTGCAATATTTCAAGCCTTTTACTATTCAGTGGGAATATTTCATGAGGGGGAAACTGCCTTAATAGCCTTCAACCTCTGGAACCTCAAACTGCCCTTGACATGGGATTGAATTTGGACATTTTCTGGGCATGCGCCTCCTTTCTCTGTCGCCCACTCACAGTTCTCATGtttcaccactagatggcactgTGTGAttagaaaacaagagaaatgtTGAAGCATGCTCACCAGAGTAGCCATGATCTACGGACTGGTTTGAAGGTACATgttgaaagagaaaaacagtgtggcatttgtttatttgaacaaacattacaaaacaactttcaaaaatgtcaaaaaaggtAGAGAGAACATACGTGCTACCCTAGCAACTACACAGCAGTCCTCTTTGTGGAAAGGAAAAACTTCATCCAAGCAGTCGTCATGATAGTGTCAACAGTTCCAAGTCCAGAGGGGGGAATAAAGAGCACTTTCCTTCCCAGCACAGGATCTCCACAATACAAGACAAACAGCTGAGTACAATGATATCAATAATGATGaatgaaaattttaaaaaaaacaaacactgtctTCCATTAACACTTGCACCCTGGAGTTCTCATAGTTGAGTAGTTGTGCACTTTGTACTCATACTCCTCCCACGGCCGGCCTCCCTCCCGTAAGTAAAGTCAATCAGCGGGTCAGCGCAAGACTAGTCAGCACTACTCCATCCATCAGAAAGGTGGGGGTTCAGTATGTGGGTCTGAGCGGGGCAAAAGGGCTTCTGGCGATCactgtcctcctcctgttgTCGCTGGCTAACCCACGGTGACAAATCGGCTGCCTTTACTGCTCTGTGCCGTGGCGGCGCGCCGATCTTTCAGGATGCGGAATCGCTCATTCAAAGTCATCGCCGTCTGCTGTTGAGAAAGAAAAGACGGAGACATGTTTACGCATTTTGTTCACTCACCTTTGAGCATTAAGTTTGGATGTTTGGTAATAAAAAAGATATCTGAGAAAGAGCCATTAGTGAGAGGATTCGGGGATGCGAGTACTTGAATTATGATGCTCCTACGCTCATGTATTCACCCGTATAGAAATCTAAAGTAGCAATGCTCTCACCGGTTTCCCAACACTGTTGATGTCAAACTGGAGAGGCACTCCTTTTGGTGTTTTCTTCTCCACTACTTCCATCTTGACGGGGGCGGAGCTGGCAGCCGGGGGATGCAGGGACCAAGCGGTGGGAGGCCTAGGGAGAATACAGAGAGACTTATCATTTCATCTGAATTTGTCTGGAGGCTTgcatgtgatgtgtgatgtgaagGGCATGGTCAACAGCATGTGAAACTCCTCATACATATTACTGAGAATGAATCAATACTGTCAGAGTATGAATCAACAATAATCCCTCAGTGTGCTTATGCAAATGATTATTTCACAAATGACAATTCTTACTCAGGCTGTGTTCTGGCTGTGGGATTGTCAATTGAAACAGTCAAGATTCCGCTGCTGTTTGTTGAGGTACGCCACCTGGTGGATAAATAGATAAGATGTATTATTATACGatataaacacacatcacatcCTCGCATAGATCTCCTCCCCAACATGTTTATCTCCTTCATACATACAGATATATCAATACTGATACAGGTCATCAGGTGTTTTAACAACTAACGGCAAAACAGACCGTTCAGCGTCTTAAGAAAACTCACTGCCGAGTTCTGACTGGAGCGGTGGAGCGCGGATTTGGCTTCTGCACCTGGGTGTGTACCTGCAACACGGAGGAATGAAGAGTAAACACAGGGGAATATTAACAGTAGGATTCGCTCTATAAATAGCTTAAGTCACAAAGAGCCCGGATAAACAGATTATATGAACATGGAGGAACTGACAGGTGACAAGACTTGCGCATGGGAGTATTCAAAGCAGAATTTCTTATTCTAGAAACACATAATAACCCCCTCAGGCAACAGGATGTCACACAGGCCCTCTGATGAATATAAAGTACCTTGAGTCCCCTACGGAAGAGAAACGTCGCCTGGCGGGCTTCCCTCTGCGCCTGTTGGACGGGTGGCAGTGGTCTGCAGGAGTGGGACACAAAAATTTGCATTGAGAATATAGCTTTGTAATCAGTAGAGCTGTATTGAGAATATAGCTTTGTAATCAATGCAGAGCTATCAAAATGCACTATGGGTGCCAATGCCATATGATGAGCTTCAACCATGCAGGCATTAAGCAGCAAATTCAGGTCCATCAAACCTCATCATGATTTACATCACTTAAGAAAAATTCTGTTCTTTATTGGGTAATATCCAGGAAGTAACAATTCTATTACTGCAAAAATTTAACCGTAAccatgaatcttcacaccttagctatGAATTTTCACAgcactcccacaatcctcttcgtgtattcagaaagaactataGGTTGTCGCGACCACCTATGGTCCACCGTGGGACTTCGCAACACCTGTacttgttctgttttttttcctatttgtgAAGAATCATAATGAGACCACATTCACACTTTCAGTTCTCACCGCCGCCGCAGCTGAAAGGGTCTCCTGACTGGCGCTGCGTTCTGGCCCCTCTGCAGGTCCGCCTGCCTGTACGGCCGCCTCTGCACCTCTGGCTTCCTGTACTGGGCTTCACTGCGTTGGATGAAGGGCCTGGTTTTCTGTCCTGTTTTCTGGAAAGGGACGTTTAATGGAAGATCTTTAATGCAGAAAGGGCAGAAAGATTGTGCATGATTTCTTGTGTGCTCTCTCCCCTTGTCTGCTTctacagataaacagagagagaagactgtgaTTCCAAGTCAAGGTATCTCTGTAATCCGCTGACTATTTTATGGTTCTGTGTGGTGAAACGGATAGAGAATAATCCCTTTATGAGAGATGGGTTGCCTCTCACAAATTTCGTAGGAGCTGGCAGGCAATGACTGTCCAAGTTAATGTTTATTTAATGGAGTAGCTATACATGTGTACACTACAATACCAGTTTCACTTGTCTCTCCTTGTGGAAACCAAACAAAAAGCCTGTGATGGTGTCCACTCTGTGGAGTCAATCAGACTTGACAAAACGTTTTAGTTTGCATCACCTGAAGTATTGAAAATGCCCGCAAGTTAGTTTGTTTTACCTTTATTGTTTTGGTATTGTTAGGTAGTTGTTTTGCTATATAAACGTGCAATGTCTCCTCATGGAGGTTTTACAGGGGCAGCAATTTCTTTAAAGAGGCAAAAAGCTCCATCTCCATCAATTATTTTGagcatagtaaaaaaaaaaagttctaaaTATATGTGTATGCGCTTTAATATTTCACTCCTAATGATTGTTCTTTGAACACTACTAGTGCTGACCCAGTTCCACCAGTCCTGTTGGGAGCCCAGGGGTTAAAGAATGCACCCAGTGAATGAATCATGTGAATAGTAAGTCTTTACAAATACAGGACTCTCGTATCGGATACAAGAATGCATGAAGCAGAATTCACAATTACTGATATATTTGCAAATAGACCATCTCCAATAGCATGTCATTTCCTTGCGACACTCTAAAGTTTGACTTTTGAAGAAAAATCTTGGTGTTGATTTCTTCGTTCCTATATCATTTAACGGCACAGTGAATACTTGTGCTCTCCCAGCACCAATAACATGCCATTTGAGAACCGGGGATGGAAGATCACTCCTTTCACGTCTCCCCTAGGCAGGGCGTAACAGGTCACTACTAAGATTTTGGCCAATATGAGCTGACAATATCTAATATCAGTGTGACAGGCCCTGGTGTGTGGGATGTCCTGCAGTAcctggctgactgctgctctgtTCAGAGAGCCGATGCCTTTCATCAGGGCAGCTGGCCGCCTGGCTGCCAGACCCGTGATGACCCCTTGACCCCGTCGTCGACCTACCGGGGGAGGGACCCTTCTGTTTCTCAGCTTAGTTACCCCTCCTCGGGACACACCACCCCCTGGTAAATATGACATTATATTAGATGTGTAGGCAGTGTTGACAGACAAAATGTTAACGTGGGTCTAACAAAAGTTACAAAGTAAACAGACGAAGAAGCTTTTGGGCGCACCTCTTTGGACGGGTCCTCCAGTCCTCGATGTGACGTTAACTACCTTTCCTTGGGCTAAACGACCTTTCCTCATTACTGGTGGACGGTTCCCGGTGTCCTGCCTCCTCCGTGATTGTTGCTCTTTTTTGTTCAAGCGAATGATGTCATCTGTTAAAGTTGACACATGAGCAAAACATTAAGAATACACCAGGCAGGTGGAATATCCCAGTGAGATCTAGTTAGCTGCTGAATGTCCGTGGGCTATCGGTGCTAAAATTATCTCCCAACCAGTTTACTAATGCCGTTAGTACTAGTAGCTAGCTACACTGTAGTAGTAACGTTAGCCGGTTGGTTAGGCATCGAGGGCCTTACCTAGTGACATGTCGACCTTATCAGGCACCACTGGCTTTCTCCCCCGACCTGCTGTAAACCCACTTTTGCTCATATCTTAAATATAATAAACAATACGGCTTAAAAAGAGAGCTGAGACGCAACACTGCACTTCGCTTCTACCTGTTAGCAAGCTTGCTAGCCGTCTCTTTACATGCTACGCTAGCAGCCCAGAGGGAGAGGATCCTCCCCCCTCCGCAGCGCAAACGGCGCCGCGCACGCTCAGTGAAGGCGTGTTCATTTgtattgtgggaaatgtagtgtTATCCAACATAAACGCTGGGTTACAAAACCCAAACACTCACGTGCACACGTTAACTGGTTGTGTAAGGGTCTGCGGGTGTAGTGTTTCTGGATGGACTGCTAAATCACCAGTGTGTTGGATATATCGCTCCTCTCTAGTTTCCTTGCTAATCTCATTCAAGCAGCTTGACTTTTACTCGCTGTATGTTGCATTGCACTTTCAGGAGGTAGGTAACGCCGCCAGATGAATGCCAGTTACTATGAGGAGTTCACGTGTTTTTCTCTTAGCTTGTCGTCCTGTTGTAACTTGCTTTTCTCTCGTATCTATCTTGTGTTTGTCGGTAGGGCATTGTGTTTCTCCCCAATTCCTTCttatgtttgcatgtttttgtcAATTATTGGAGGCGCAGAAGTAGTTTAAGGctcatcttttcttctgtaCCAAGGCACGCATTGAAGCTTGTTACCCAGAACAAACAGAGGCCCGGTTTACTACTCACCTCCCTCACCGAGTTATCCTTCAGCCAAACCACCATGTCAGCGGGAAAACGCAGGGCAACTGCTGCCAAAGGTCCAAGTGCCAAGCAGCCGAAGTTTGCTCcactgaaggaggagaagaaggagagagcagaTGGCTGGCTGCAGGAGCATGTGGTGcagcagaggacagagaagaAGGAAATGAAATTCAATAAAAAGCGCCTTCGTTTTATATCAGACTCCCAAAAGATAAAGCAGGGCTCGGAGGGAGTCCTGTACTGGATGTTAAGGGACCATAGAATTCAAGGTAAAAATCTgaacagcagcacagagaggAATTTTCTTGGCTTATATTTTCTGCATTGGCAacacgtgtctgtgtgtttcccctCTGTGTTGTAGATAACTGGGCGCTGATCCGTGCACAGCAGCTTGCCTTGGCGGAGAACCTGCCCCTGCACATCTGTGTCTGCCTGGTTGTCCCCAAATCAGAGCTGTCCACTCTTCGACATTACAGTTTCATGCTGAAGGGTCTGGAAGAAGTCGCAAAGGTACAGATCTCATGCTTTTTCAGGAACAAAAAGGCTCCAGTTTCCATTATAGAGAGTCACACCTCTTCCATGTTCCCTTACTCAGTCTGGTTCACAGATCGGAGATGACTGGGCTTTAAACCtaaggatgggacgatatatcgaaataaatatcacaatacaaaaatgattcgcgatattagctacatttcttctgctgtaataatcacaaatgagacggcttgcccatcacacgCTCTCCATCGAAATTCCATTACTTGCactttgtaattacatttttaaattgtttacattctaggaagccagtgccattgctaaaAATATTTACATGACAGCCATTTTCTTTGCCATTATCTCATTGATGTGTGAGCTAGACATGGGCTCAGTTGAACCCAAACCCTAGTCTGTGATGCTTAGCTTTGCCCTTCTCCCCCGACCCAACAGGAGTGTAAAACCCTGGACATCCAGTTCCACTTGCTCCATGGTGCAGCGGGGGAGGTGCTGCCCGGCTTTGTGTCAGACCGCGGTCTGGGGGCCGTGGTGACAGACTTCTCCCCTCTCAGAGAGCCGCTGCAGTGGCTGGAGGATGTCAAAAAGGGGCTTCCAGAGGACATCCCCCTCATACAGGTAAAGACTCGCACTCAGAAAGGTGATTTTGTTTTGAGCAGGGGGAGAGGCGTCGACGGGATGCGGGGCATTCCTATTACTTTCTACGGGAGGTTTTTGTTTTAGTCTTCCTGCCTTCCTCCCATTTCCCTGTCTTTTTTGCtgtcttcatcacatctctacacatctttgtgttttctgaatcCAAAGTAATTACATTTAAGCCTGACAGGGGATGTCATTGACCTCATACATGCCTCTGTTTATGTCCACTGCCTTTATTTGTGTGCAATCAATTACCACCTTATCTGTCACATTAATGAAACATCTGCTTTGCCTTCCATAGGTGGATGCCCATAATGTTGTGCCCTGCTGGGTAGCATCCAATAAACTGGAGTACGCTGCCAGGACCATCAGGGGAAAGATTACCAAGCTTCTGCCAGAGTTCCTCACTGAGTTTCCTCTGGTGGACATACACCCATATACAGCATCAAGAACTGCCAAAGTAAGTGCTCTAATAACACGGGACGGGCTCACTGAGATTCCTATGAACACAAGTCACTGCTTAAGTTGTgctatttttagtttttagttttcttAGATCagcacaagaaaaaacatttagaGAAATGAGCTGTCAGCGAGCCTACAACAAAACAGCTGCTTCAAACCTTCAAACAgtggtctcctctcctctcttggcACATTATTTATTGATGGCTGAAGATATGCCATAGACTCTTCTGACTGTTCAAAAGTAAAATTAAATTTCTCTTCCCAAAACTACATATCGGAGCCTCAGGGGCGTGAGGTTCCACTGCAGCGGTGTGATTGATATGCCGTCCACAGGTTTGAGCCGTCGCTAGCCTCTTAATGAGCTACGAGCTGAAGGTGAAAAGCCCAGACTTTCACTTTGATGTATGCACTTCTTAGTAACACCAGAGCGTATTTCAGCTCATAACTGTCAGCTGTTGCCCCCAACCtgattttctcttctcttctctctcgtcTTCACCTCACAGCCGGTGGATTGGGCCAAAGCTCTCGCGTCGCTGCAGGTGGACAGAGCGGTGGGAGAGGCGGAGTGGGCTGAGCCTGGGAGCAGGTCAGGGATGGCCATGCTGGAGTCCTTCATCGATCTGCGCCTCAAACACTTTGCTACCCACCGCAATGACCCAAACTCTGCTGCCCTCAGCCAGCTCTCCCCCTGGATCCGCTTCggtcagtagaaaaaaaaaaatgccctaGTCTCAGTagtgttttcttactgtgaGCAGGATTCCCACAGTCATGGAAAACCAGGAAAATACATGAgctgtagggatgggacaatatatcaaaattcaatatatcgcaatacaaaaatgtgacaatacgtattgtggggcagaaaaataaattgcaatattagctacattttatacTGCAAATGCTcaaaacaatttcacaagctttcCATTGAAATTATCTTATTTGCACTTATGACTAGCaggccaatgccatcgctagaaagatttgtggctcagaaataaacacaattctgcacattcatactttgttgtcatttaacttttatttatcacatcatatcgtggttgtattgaattgtgagataagcatattgtcccatccctaatgaaTTGCCATGGAAATACCTTGGTTAGTCATGAAAAAAAACGTAGAATCTGTTCATCCagaatgtgtaggaaccctgttcGAATTTTTCTCAACTTACTCCTTTACCACCTCTTGCTCCCACTTACCACTGCTATCTGTGCTTTATTATTTCCTTCcactccacttcctcctctctcccatcactCTATCTCCATCCTTtatcctctccatctctctgcctccttcacTACCTTCTTTAACCGTCTTTCCTTCTAACTGTCTCTCCCTGGCTCCGTCTCCCATCAGGCCACTTGTCAGCGCAGCGCGTGACGCTGCAGGTTCGGCACAGTGGGAAGAACACAGGCGAGTCCGCCTCCTCCTTCATCGAGGAGCTGGTGGTGCGCAGGGAGCTGACCGACAACTTCTGCTTCTACAACAAGAAATACGACAGCATAGAGGGTCAGTTGAGATCTTATGAAATTGGTTACTGTTTGTGATGAGTGTCCTCTGCATGGCATCATTCACATGACTCAAACTCATGAACTCAAAAGCCaaatcagctttgttttgtgattgactGTCCCTTTTAAAACACTGCTTTATGATCTGTGTGGTGTTCAGGTGCTTATGAGTGGGCACAGAAGACCTTGAAAGATCACGCCAAAGACCCCAGGCCGTACGTCTACACACAGGACCAGCTAGAGAAAGCTAAGACTCATGACAAGCTCTGGAATGCAGCACAGGTGCCGCATTTACTCAAACACCTAACAGACCTCACTGAATTATTCTTATTCAAAGCATCTTAACCAGCTGGTTATTTATCACATAGTAGCTTACATTTTTGTTATGCGTTGTTTGAAAGTAGTATTAACAAGCTTTCTTACCACTATCTCACCATCAGTACCAGATGGTCACTGAGGGGAAGATGCATGGTTTCTTGAGGATGTACTGGGCTAAAAAGATCCTGGAGTGGACGTCTTCGCCGGAGGAGGCGCTCTCGATCGCCCTCTACCTGAATGACCGCTATGAGCTGGACGGGCAGGACCCTAATGGTTTTGTCGGTAAGTCACAGGCTGAATTGTTCTTATCTCATTCGTGTAAGGGTTGCACTGATTTACCTTAACTTTTCTCACAAATGCATCCTCTCCCCACTGCTTTCCCCTCCTCCAGGTTGTATGTGGTCTATATGCGGCGTCCATGACCAGGGCTGGGCAGAGAGACCCGTTTTTGGAAAGATCCGCTACATGAACTACAAAGGCTGCCTTCGCAAGTTTGATGTGGCTGGGTTTGAGAGAAAGTACTGTCCCAAAAACCTTTGAAGTATGAAGAGGTTCTGaaggatggaaaaaaaatagtccGACACCCTGCATGTCATACATCCTGCCTCAGGAAACGTTTTCTACAGCCTTTCTAGCTGCGGATTTTCTTCCGTTTTCTTTTGCTCCTTCTTCTCACAAAAGCATTCAGTATATAAATGCCTGGAGGACCGGGACAATTGGTGTTACTGAATGTTCagacatgtttatgtttatcaAAACCATAAGTTGTTTCCTGTTAATTTACTGTACAGTGAACTATGGTAGCTAAACTTTACATTTGGATGATAATAGTCGTCTATATGGTGCCTAGGTTGTAAGCATGACATTGTTGAGATTGTTTGGATGGTAGACAGACCTTTTTTATACGttttatattactgtatgttttttaaattgaacaCTATGCTTAGACTTTGTAATTTTGTCGTCTTCAATTACTTGCTGTGCTTTCAGACTCCTAAACTACGCCCTCCTTTCATACCAGTTAACTGTTCTCAGCAATGACCTATCACTGTTTACTTATGCCAGATGTTTAAACTtcactgtattttatttatagcttaaaagggttagggttgctTTTAACAGAGTAGACTGTTCCATTTAAGTATTTCTCAGTATTTTCTCAAAATAATATACTCATCCACAGTCATTTAGACTTCATTAGACTTAAATTTTATTCAGAGTTTATTATaggcacactttttttttaaagttccGTTTGACATGTGCAAGCT
Protein-coding sequences here:
- the cpdp gene encoding CPD photolyase; this translates as MLHCTFRRHALKLVTQNKQRPGLLLTSLTELSFSQTTMSAGKRRATAAKGPSAKQPKFAPLKEEKKERADGWLQEHVVQQRTEKKEMKFNKKRLRFISDSQKIKQGSEGVLYWMLRDHRIQDNWALIRAQQLALAENLPLHICVCLVVPKSELSTLRHYSFMLKGLEEVAKECKTLDIQFHLLHGAAGEVLPGFVSDRGLGAVVTDFSPLREPLQWLEDVKKGLPEDIPLIQVDAHNVVPCWVASNKLEYAARTIRGKITKLLPEFLTEFPLVDIHPYTASRTAKPVDWAKALASLQVDRAVGEAEWAEPGSRSGMAMLESFIDLRLKHFATHRNDPNSAALSQLSPWIRFGHLSAQRVTLQVRHSGKNTGESASSFIEELVVRRELTDNFCFYNKKYDSIEGAYEWAQKTLKDHAKDPRPYVYTQDQLEKAKTHDKLWNAAQYQMVTEGKMHGFLRMYWAKKILEWTSSPEEALSIALYLNDRYELDGQDPNGFVGCMWSICGVHDQGWAERPVFGKIRYMNYKGCLRKFDVAGFERKYCPKNL
- the LOC139926101 gene encoding UAP56-interacting factor-like — translated: MSKSGFTAGRGRKPVVPDKVDMSLDDIIRLNKKEQQSRRRQDTGNRPPVMRKGRLAQGKVVNVTSRTGGPVQRGGGVSRGGVTKLRNRRVPPPVGRRRGQGVITGLAARRPAALMKGIGSLNRAAVSQKTGQKTRPFIQRSEAQYRKPEVQRRPYRQADLQRGQNAAPVRRPFQLRRRPLPPVQQAQREARQATFLFRRGLKVHTQVQKPNPRSTAPVRTRQWRTSTNSSGILTVSIDNPTARTQPEPPTAWSLHPPAASSAPVKMEVVEKKTPKGVPLQFDINSVGKPQTAMTLNERFRILKDRRAATAQSSKGSRFVTVG